One segment of Rhipicephalus sanguineus isolate Rsan-2018 chromosome 6, BIME_Rsan_1.4, whole genome shotgun sequence DNA contains the following:
- the LOC119396124 gene encoding uncharacterized PE-PGRS family protein PE_PGRS46 isoform X32, with protein MKLFSALALLSLAIPACLGAGVKTIVRGGAALPGTVAVAPLSSLPTPPAVTTQAWSVPSPVRPLVQSAQASQAGSPALASEVCPDPSLDLWAVSLALTLAPSVGSAAATGEATLATWVDHWAASMDRTPVATVDTSVAFPDPTLATTEDHWAAFMDLTPVASVDTIGGLSGSYPGYFGRSLGGLYGSYPGGFGGYLGGLSGSYPGYFGGSLGGLYGSYPGGFGGYLGGLSGYYPGRFGGALSGLFGSYPGSFGGVLGRLSGSYPGSLSGLLGGAYGSYPGSFGGYLGGLSGYYPGRFGGALSGLFGSYPGSFGGVLGRLSGSYPGSLSGLLGGVYGSYPGSFGGYLGRLSGFYPGSLSGLLGGVYGSYPGSFGGYLGGLSGYYPGRFGGALSGLFGSYPGSFGGYLGGLSGYYPGRFGGALSGLLGSYPGSFGGVLGRLSGSYPGSLSGLLGGVYGSYPGSFGGYLGGLSGYYPGRLGGALSGLFGSYPGSFGGVLGRLSGFYPGSLSGLLGGVYGSYPGSFGGYLGGLSGYYPGRFGGALSGLYGSYPGSFGGYLGGLSGYYPGRLGGALSGLFGSYPGSFGGVLGRLSGFYPGSLSGLLGGVYGSYPGSFGGYLGGLSGYYPGRFGGALSGLYGSYPGSFGGYLGGLSGYYPRSYGGSLSSLYGSYPGSYGGYLGGLYGSYPGGYGGLGGLFGGFPGYGDRSLGSLFGRGAYPGFYGATTLNLIGNHNFGLLGRYPPPPGLGAVERRGRFLPHPVDIRTTTDPVTGHPMVQAVYFGNLRERIVPVPIPIVQDVPYPVPVPVPQPYPVPRPVTFQVPVPVAHPVPVHTNTEVHKTDVVAATPQGAVLLDRQVTGIRPGATTTV; from the exons ATGAAGCTCTTCAGTGCTCTCGCACTACTATCACTGG CCATTCCGGCCTGCCTTGGTGCCGGAGTCAAGACAATTGTCAGAGGAGGTGCCGCCCTACCCGGAACAGTAGCTGTAGCACCACTAAGTTCACTGCCCACCCCCCCTGCTGTCACCACCCAAGCGTGGTCAGTTCCGTCACCGGTCCGACCGTTAGTACAGTCGGCCCAAGCGTCACAGGCGGGCTCACCGGCACTGGCGTCGGAGGTGTGCCCGGATCCCTCACTGGATCTTTGGGCGGTCTCTCTGGCTCTTACCCTGGCTCCCTCGGTGGGCTCGGCGGCGGCTACTGGGGAAGCTACCCTGGCTACTTGGGTGGATCACTGGGCGGCCTCTATGGATCGTACCCCGGTGGCTACGGTGGATACCTCGGTGGCCTTTCCGGATCCTACCCTGGCTACTACGGAGGATCACTGGGCGGCCTTTATGGATCTTACCCCGGTGGCTTCGGTGGATACCATCGGTGGCCTTTCCGGATCCTACCCTGGCTACTTCGGTCGATCACTGGGCGGCCTTTATGGATCGTACCCCGGTGGCTTCGGTGGATACCTCGGTGGCCTTTCCGGATCCTACCCTGGCTACTTCGGAGGATCACTGGGCGGCCTTTATGGATCGTACCCCGGTGGCTTCGGTGGTTACCTGGGTGGCCTTTCCGGATACTACCCCGGAAGATTTGGTGGAGCTCTGAGTGGCCTCTTCGGATCCTATCCCGGTAGCTTTGGTGGAGTCCTAGGTCGCCTTTCTGGATCCTACCCAGGAAGCCTTAGCGGGCTTCTCGGTGGTGCCTACGGTTCCTATCCTGGTAGCTTTGGTGGATACCTCGGTGGCCTTTCCGGATACTACCCCGGAAGGTTTGGTGGAGCTCTGAGTGGCCTCTTCGGATCCTATCCCGGTAGCTTTGGTGGAGTCCTAG GTCGCCTTTCTGGATCCTACCCAGGAAGCCTTAGCGGACTTCTGGGTGGCGTCTACGGATCCTATCCTGGTAGCTTTGGTGGATACCTGG GTCGCCTTTCTGGATTCTACCCAGGAAGCCTTAGTGGACTTCTGGGTGGTGTCTACGGATCCTATCCTGGTAGCTTTGGTGGATACCTGGGTGGCCTTTCTGGATACTACCCCGGAAGATTTGGTGGAGCTCTGAGTGGCCTCTTCGGATCCTATCCTGGTAGCTTTGGTGGATACTTGGGTGGCCTTTCCGGATACTACCCCGGAAGATTTGGTGGAGCTCTGAGTGGCCTCCTCGGATCCTATCCCGGTAGCTTTGGCGGAGTCCTAGGTCGCCTTTCTGGATCCTACCCAGGAAGCCTTAGCGGACTTCTGGGTGGTGTCTACGGATCATATCCTGGTAGCTTTGGTGGATACCTGGGTGGCCTTTCCGGATACTACCCCGGAAGACTTGGTGGAGCTCTGAGTGGTCTCTTCGGATCCTATCCCGGTAGCTTTGGTGGAGTCCTAGGTCGCCTTTCTGGATTCTACCCAGGAAGCCTTAGCGGACTTCTGGGTGGTGTCTACGGATCCTATCCTGGTAGCTTCGGTGGATACCTGGGTGGCCTTTCTGGATACTACCCCGGAAGATTTGGTGGAGCTCTTAGTGGCCTCTACGGATCCTATCCTGGTAGCTTTGGTGGATACCTGGGTGGCCTTTCCGGATACTACCCCGGAAGACTTGGTGGAGCTCTGAGTGGTCTCTTCGGATCCTATCCCGGTAGCTTTGGTGGAGTCCTAGGTCGCCTTTCTGGATTCTACCCAGGAAGCCTTAGCGGACTTCTGGGTGGTGTCTACGGATCCTATCCTGGTAGCTTCGGTGGATACCTGGGTGGCCTTTCTGGATACTACCCCGGAAGATTTGGTGGAGCTCTGAGTGGCCTCTACGGATCCTATCCTGGTAGTTTTGGCGGATATCTTGGTGGTCTTTCTGGATACTACCCCAGAAGTTATGGTGGATCTCTGAGCAGTCTGTACGGTTCCTACCCCGGTAGCTACGGTGGGTACCTCGGTGGCCTTTACGGTTCCTACCCTGGAGGCTATGGTGGATTGGGTGGCCTGTTCGGAGGCTTCCCTGGTTACGGCGACCGCAGTCTTGGCAGCCTGTTCGGCAGAGGAGCTTACCCTGGTTTCTACGGAGCTACCACATTGAACCTCATCGGCAACCACAACTTTGGCCTTCTCGGACGATACCCACCTCCACCTGGTCTTGGAGCCGTCGAGCGCCGGGGGCGATTCCTACCTCATCCCGTTGACATCCGCACTACCACTGACCCCGTAACTGGCCACCCCATGGTTCAGGCTGTCTACTTTGGAAACCTGCGTGAGCGCATTGTGCCTGTACCAATCCCAATTGTACAGGATGTCCCATATCCAGTACCAGTCCCCGTCCCACAGCCGTACCCAGTTCCACGCCCTGTCACTTTCCAAGTGCCCGTCCCAGTAGCACACCCAGTGCCAGTCCACACTAACACCGAAGTGCACAAGACCGACGTTGTGGCCGCCACTCCACAAGGCGCAG TTCTCCTCGACCGTCAAGTCACTGGCATCCGACCAGGTGCCACCACCACCGTGTAA
- the LOC119396124 gene encoding elastin isoform X3, protein MKLFSALALLSLAIPACLGAGVKTIVRGGAALPGTVAVAPLSSLPTPPAVTTQAWSVPSPVRPLVQSAQASQAGSPALASEVCPDPSLDLWAVSLALTLAPSVGSAAATGEATLATWVDHWAASMDRTPVATVDTSVAFPDPTLATTEDHWAAFMDLTPVASVDTIGGLSGSYPGYFGRSLGGLYGSYPGGFGGYLGGLSGSYPGYFGGSLGGLYGSYPGGFGGYLGGLSGYYPGRFGGALSGLFGSYPGSFGGVLGRLSGSYPGSLSGLLGGAYGSYPGSFGGYLGGLSGYYPGRFGGALSGLFGSYPGSFGGVLGRLSGSYPGSLSGLLGGVYGSYPGSFGGYLGGLSGYYPGRFGGALSGLFGSYPGSFGGVLGRLSGSYPGSLSGLLGGVYGSYPGSLGGYLGGLSGYYPGSIGGALSGLLGSYPGAFGSVLGRLSGSYPGSLSGLLGGVYGSYPGSFGGYLGGLSGYYPGRFGGALSGLFGSYPGSFGGILGRLSGSYPGSLSGLLGGVYGSYPGSFGGYLGRLSGFYPGSLSGLLGGVYGSYPGSFGGYLGGLSGYYPGRFGGALSGLFGSYPGSFGGYLGGLSGYYPGRFGGALSGLLGSYPGSFGGVLGRLSGSYPGSLSGLLGGVYGSYPGSFGGYLGGLSGYYPGRLGGALSGLFGSYPGSFGGVLGRLSGFYPGSLSGLLGGVYGSYPGSFGGYLGGLSGYYPGRFGGALSGLYGSYPGSFGGYLGGLSGYYPGRLGGALSGLFGSYPGSFGGVLGRLSGFYPGSLSGLLGGVYGSYPGSFGGYLGGLSGYYPGRFGGALSGLYGSYPGSFGGYLGGLSGYYPRSYGGSLSSLYGSYPGSYGGYLGGLYGSYPGGYGGLGGLFGGFPGYGDRSLGSLFGRGAYPGFYGATTLNLIGNHNFGLLGRYPPPPGLGAVERRGRFLPHPVDIRTTTDPVTGHPMVQAVYFGNLRERIVPVPIPIVQDVPYPVPVPVPQPYPVPRPVTFQVPVPVAHPVPVHTNTEVHKTDVVAATPQGAVLLDRQVTGIRPGATTTV, encoded by the exons ATGAAGCTCTTCAGTGCTCTCGCACTACTATCACTGG CCATTCCGGCCTGCCTTGGTGCCGGAGTCAAGACAATTGTCAGAGGAGGTGCCGCCCTACCCGGAACAGTAGCTGTAGCACCACTAAGTTCACTGCCCACCCCCCCTGCTGTCACCACCCAAGCGTGGTCAGTTCCGTCACCGGTCCGACCGTTAGTACAGTCGGCCCAAGCGTCACAGGCGGGCTCACCGGCACTGGCGTCGGAGGTGTGCCCGGATCCCTCACTGGATCTTTGGGCGGTCTCTCTGGCTCTTACCCTGGCTCCCTCGGTGGGCTCGGCGGCGGCTACTGGGGAAGCTACCCTGGCTACTTGGGTGGATCACTGGGCGGCCTCTATGGATCGTACCCCGGTGGCTACGGTGGATACCTCGGTGGCCTTTCCGGATCCTACCCTGGCTACTACGGAGGATCACTGGGCGGCCTTTATGGATCTTACCCCGGTGGCTTCGGTGGATACCATCGGTGGCCTTTCCGGATCCTACCCTGGCTACTTCGGTCGATCACTGGGCGGCCTTTATGGATCGTACCCCGGTGGCTTCGGTGGATACCTCGGTGGCCTTTCCGGATCCTACCCTGGCTACTTCGGAGGATCACTGGGCGGCCTTTATGGATCGTACCCCGGTGGCTTCGGTGGTTACCTGGGTGGCCTTTCCGGATACTACCCCGGAAGATTTGGTGGAGCTCTGAGTGGCCTCTTCGGATCCTATCCCGGTAGCTTTGGTGGAGTCCTAGGTCGCCTTTCTGGATCCTACCCAGGAAGCCTTAGCGGGCTTCTCGGTGGTGCCTACGGTTCCTATCCTGGTAGCTTTGGTGGATACCTCGGTGGCCTTTCCGGATACTACCCCGGAAGGTTTGGTGGAGCTCTGAGTGGCCTCTTCGGATCCTATCCCGGTAGCTTTGGTGGAGTCCTAGGTCGCCTTTCTGGATCCTATCCAGGAAGCCTTAGCGGACTTCTGGGTGGTGTCTACGGTTCCTATCCTGGTAGCTTTGGTGGATACCTCGGTGGCCTTTCCGGATACTACCCCGGAAGGTTTGGTGGAGCTCTGAGTGGCCTCTTCGGATCCTATCCCGGTAGCTTTGGTGGAGTCCTAGGTCGTCTTTCTGGATCCTACCCAGGAAGCCTTAGCGGACTTCTGGGTGGCGTCTACGGATCCTATCCCGGTAGCTTGGGTGGATACCTGGGTGGTCTTTCCGGATACTACCCCGGAAGCATTGGTGGAGCTCTGAGTGGCCTCTTGGGATCCTATCCCGGTGCCTTTGGTTCAGTCCTAGGTCGCCTATCTGGATCCTACCCAGGAAGCCTTAGCGGACTTCTGGGTGGTGTCTACGGTTCCTATCCTGGTAGCTTTGGTGGATACCTTGGTGGCCTTTCCGGATACTACCCCGGAAGGTTTGGTGGAGCTCTGAGTGGCCTCTTCGGATCCTATCCCGGTAGCTTTGGTGGAATCCTAGGTCGCCTTTCTGGATCCTACCCAGGAAGCCTTAGCGGACTTCTGGGTGGCGTCTACGGATCCTATCCTGGTAGCTTTGGTGGATACCTGG GTCGCCTTTCTGGATTCTACCCAGGAAGCCTTAGTGGACTTCTGGGTGGTGTCTACGGATCCTATCCTGGTAGCTTTGGTGGATACCTGGGTGGCCTTTCTGGATACTACCCCGGAAGATTTGGTGGAGCTCTGAGTGGCCTCTTCGGATCCTATCCTGGTAGCTTTGGTGGATACTTGGGTGGCCTTTCCGGATACTACCCCGGAAGATTTGGTGGAGCTCTGAGTGGCCTCCTCGGATCCTATCCCGGTAGCTTTGGCGGAGTCCTAGGTCGCCTTTCTGGATCCTACCCAGGAAGCCTTAGCGGACTTCTGGGTGGTGTCTACGGATCATATCCTGGTAGCTTTGGTGGATACCTGGGTGGCCTTTCCGGATACTACCCCGGAAGACTTGGTGGAGCTCTGAGTGGTCTCTTCGGATCCTATCCCGGTAGCTTTGGTGGAGTCCTAGGTCGCCTTTCTGGATTCTACCCAGGAAGCCTTAGCGGACTTCTGGGTGGTGTCTACGGATCCTATCCTGGTAGCTTCGGTGGATACCTGGGTGGCCTTTCTGGATACTACCCCGGAAGATTTGGTGGAGCTCTTAGTGGCCTCTACGGATCCTATCCTGGTAGCTTTGGTGGATACCTGGGTGGCCTTTCCGGATACTACCCCGGAAGACTTGGTGGAGCTCTGAGTGGTCTCTTCGGATCCTATCCCGGTAGCTTTGGTGGAGTCCTAGGTCGCCTTTCTGGATTCTACCCAGGAAGCCTTAGCGGACTTCTGGGTGGTGTCTACGGATCCTATCCTGGTAGCTTCGGTGGATACCTGGGTGGCCTTTCTGGATACTACCCCGGAAGATTTGGTGGAGCTCTGAGTGGCCTCTACGGATCCTATCCTGGTAGTTTTGGCGGATATCTTGGTGGTCTTTCTGGATACTACCCCAGAAGTTATGGTGGATCTCTGAGCAGTCTGTACGGTTCCTACCCCGGTAGCTACGGTGGGTACCTCGGTGGCCTTTACGGTTCCTACCCTGGAGGCTATGGTGGATTGGGTGGCCTGTTCGGAGGCTTCCCTGGTTACGGCGACCGCAGTCTTGGCAGCCTGTTCGGCAGAGGAGCTTACCCTGGTTTCTACGGAGCTACCACATTGAACCTCATCGGCAACCACAACTTTGGCCTTCTCGGACGATACCCACCTCCACCTGGTCTTGGAGCCGTCGAGCGCCGGGGGCGATTCCTACCTCATCCCGTTGACATCCGCACTACCACTGACCCCGTAACTGGCCACCCCATGGTTCAGGCTGTCTACTTTGGAAACCTGCGTGAGCGCATTGTGCCTGTACCAATCCCAATTGTACAGGATGTCCCATATCCAGTACCAGTCCCCGTCCCACAGCCGTACCCAGTTCCACGCCCTGTCACTTTCCAAGTGCCCGTCCCAGTAGCACACCCAGTGCCAGTCCACACTAACACCGAAGTGCACAAGACCGACGTTGTGGCCGCCACTCCACAAGGCGCAG TTCTCCTCGACCGTCAAGTCACTGGCATCCGACCAGGTGCCACCACCACCGTGTAA
- the LOC119396124 gene encoding uncharacterized protein LOC119396124 isoform X38, with the protein MKLFSALALLSLAIPACLGAGVKTIVRGGAALPGTVAVAPLSSLPTPPAVTTQAWSVPSPVRPLVQSAQASQAGSPALASEVCPDPSLDLWAVSLALTLAPSVGSAAATGEATLATWVDHWAASMDRTPVATVDTSVAFPDPTLATTEDHWAAFMDLTPVASVDTIGGLSGSYPGYFGRSLGGLYGSYPGGFGGYLGGLSGSYPGYFGGSLGGLYGSYPGGFGGYLGGLSGYYPGRFGGALSGLFGSYPGSFGGVLGRLSGSYPGSLSGLLGGAYGSYPGSFGGYLGGLSGYYPGRFGGALSGLFGSYPGSFGGVLGRLSGFYPGSLSGLLGGVYGSYPGSFGGYLGGLSGYYPGRFGGALSGLFGSYPGSFGGYLGGLSGYYPGRFGGALSGLLGSYPGSFGGVLGRLSGSYPGSLSGLLGGVYGSYPGSFGGYLGGLSGYYPGRLGGALSGLFGSYPGSFGGVLGRLSGFYPGSLSGLLGGVYGSYPGSFGGYLGGLSGYYPGRFGGALSGLYGSYPGSFGGYLGGLSGYYPGRLGGALSGLFGSYPGSFGGVLGRLSGFYPGSLSGLLGGVYGSYPGSFGGYLGGLSGYYPGRFGGALSGLYGSYPGSFGGYLGGLSGYYPRSYGGSLSSLYGSYPGSYGGYLGGLYGSYPGGYGGLGGLFGGFPGYGDRSLGSLFGRGAYPGFYGATTLNLIGNHNFGLLGRYPPPPGLGAVERRGRFLPHPVDIRTTTDPVTGHPMVQAVYFGNLRERIVPVPIPIVQDVPYPVPVPVPQPYPVPRPVTFQVPVPVAHPVPVHTNTEVHKTDVVAATPQGAVLLDRQVTGIRPGATTTV; encoded by the exons ATGAAGCTCTTCAGTGCTCTCGCACTACTATCACTGG CCATTCCGGCCTGCCTTGGTGCCGGAGTCAAGACAATTGTCAGAGGAGGTGCCGCCCTACCCGGAACAGTAGCTGTAGCACCACTAAGTTCACTGCCCACCCCCCCTGCTGTCACCACCCAAGCGTGGTCAGTTCCGTCACCGGTCCGACCGTTAGTACAGTCGGCCCAAGCGTCACAGGCGGGCTCACCGGCACTGGCGTCGGAGGTGTGCCCGGATCCCTCACTGGATCTTTGGGCGGTCTCTCTGGCTCTTACCCTGGCTCCCTCGGTGGGCTCGGCGGCGGCTACTGGGGAAGCTACCCTGGCTACTTGGGTGGATCACTGGGCGGCCTCTATGGATCGTACCCCGGTGGCTACGGTGGATACCTCGGTGGCCTTTCCGGATCCTACCCTGGCTACTACGGAGGATCACTGGGCGGCCTTTATGGATCTTACCCCGGTGGCTTCGGTGGATACCATCGGTGGCCTTTCCGGATCCTACCCTGGCTACTTCGGTCGATCACTGGGCGGCCTTTATGGATCGTACCCCGGTGGCTTCGGTGGATACCTCGGTGGCCTTTCCGGATCCTACCCTGGCTACTTCGGAGGATCACTGGGCGGCCTTTATGGATCGTACCCCGGTGGCTTCGGTGGTTACCTGGGTGGCCTTTCCGGATACTACCCCGGAAGATTTGGTGGAGCTCTGAGTGGCCTCTTCGGATCCTATCCCGGTAGCTTTGGTGGAGTCCTAGGTCGCCTTTCTGGATCCTACCCAGGAAGCCTTAGCGGGCTTCTCGGTGGTGCCTACGGTTCCTATCCTGGTAGCTTTGGTGGATACCTCGGTGGCCTTTCCGGATACTACCCCGGAAGGTTTGGTGGAGCTCTGAGTGGCCTCTTCGGATCCTATCCCGGTAGCTTTGGTGGAGTCCTAG GTCGCCTTTCTGGATTCTACCCAGGAAGCCTTAGTGGACTTCTGGGTGGTGTCTACGGATCCTATCCTGGTAGCTTTGGTGGATACCTGGGTGGCCTTTCTGGATACTACCCCGGAAGATTTGGTGGAGCTCTGAGTGGCCTCTTCGGATCCTATCCTGGTAGCTTTGGTGGATACTTGGGTGGCCTTTCCGGATACTACCCCGGAAGATTTGGTGGAGCTCTGAGTGGCCTCCTCGGATCCTATCCCGGTAGCTTTGGCGGAGTCCTAGGTCGCCTTTCTGGATCCTACCCAGGAAGCCTTAGCGGACTTCTGGGTGGTGTCTACGGATCATATCCTGGTAGCTTTGGTGGATACCTGGGTGGCCTTTCCGGATACTACCCCGGAAGACTTGGTGGAGCTCTGAGTGGTCTCTTCGGATCCTATCCCGGTAGCTTTGGTGGAGTCCTAGGTCGCCTTTCTGGATTCTACCCAGGAAGCCTTAGCGGACTTCTGGGTGGTGTCTACGGATCCTATCCTGGTAGCTTCGGTGGATACCTGGGTGGCCTTTCTGGATACTACCCCGGAAGATTTGGTGGAGCTCTTAGTGGCCTCTACGGATCCTATCCTGGTAGCTTTGGTGGATACCTGGGTGGCCTTTCCGGATACTACCCCGGAAGACTTGGTGGAGCTCTGAGTGGTCTCTTCGGATCCTATCCCGGTAGCTTTGGTGGAGTCCTAGGTCGCCTTTCTGGATTCTACCCAGGAAGCCTTAGCGGACTTCTGGGTGGTGTCTACGGATCCTATCCTGGTAGCTTCGGTGGATACCTGGGTGGCCTTTCTGGATACTACCCCGGAAGATTTGGTGGAGCTCTGAGTGGCCTCTACGGATCCTATCCTGGTAGTTTTGGCGGATATCTTGGTGGTCTTTCTGGATACTACCCCAGAAGTTATGGTGGATCTCTGAGCAGTCTGTACGGTTCCTACCCCGGTAGCTACGGTGGGTACCTCGGTGGCCTTTACGGTTCCTACCCTGGAGGCTATGGTGGATTGGGTGGCCTGTTCGGAGGCTTCCCTGGTTACGGCGACCGCAGTCTTGGCAGCCTGTTCGGCAGAGGAGCTTACCCTGGTTTCTACGGAGCTACCACATTGAACCTCATCGGCAACCACAACTTTGGCCTTCTCGGACGATACCCACCTCCACCTGGTCTTGGAGCCGTCGAGCGCCGGGGGCGATTCCTACCTCATCCCGTTGACATCCGCACTACCACTGACCCCGTAACTGGCCACCCCATGGTTCAGGCTGTCTACTTTGGAAACCTGCGTGAGCGCATTGTGCCTGTACCAATCCCAATTGTACAGGATGTCCCATATCCAGTACCAGTCCCCGTCCCACAGCCGTACCCAGTTCCACGCCCTGTCACTTTCCAAGTGCCCGTCCCAGTAGCACACCCAGTGCCAGTCCACACTAACACCGAAGTGCACAAGACCGACGTTGTGGCCGCCACTCCACAAGGCGCAG TTCTCCTCGACCGTCAAGTCACTGGCATCCGACCAGGTGCCACCACCACCGTGTAA
- the LOC119396124 gene encoding uncharacterized PE-PGRS family protein PE_PGRS46 isoform X19, with translation MKLFSALALLSLAIPACLGAGVKTIVRGGAALPGTVAVAPLSSLPTPPAVTTQAWSVPSPVRPLVQSAQASQAGSPALASEVCPDPSLDLWAVSLALTLAPSVGSAAATGEATLATWVDHWAASMDRTPVATVDTSVAFPDPTLATTEDHWAAFMDLTPVASVDTIGGLSGSYPGYFGRSLGGLYGSYPGGFGGYLGGLSGSYPGYFGGSLGGLYGSYPGGFGGYLGGLSGYYPGRFGGALSGLFGSYPGSFGGVLGRLSGSYPGSLSGLLGGAYGSYPGSFGGYLGGLSGYYPGRFGGALSGLFGSYPGSFGGVLGRLSGSYPGSLSGLLGGVYGSYPGSFGGYLGGLSGYYPGRFGGALSGLFGSYPGSFGGVLGRLSGSYPGSLSGLLGGVYGSYPGSFGGYLGRLSGFYPGSLSGLLGGVYGSYPGSFGGYLGGLSGYYPGRFGGALSGLFGSYPGSFGGYLGGLSGYYPGRFGGALSGLLGSYPGSFGGVLGRLSGSYPGSLSGLLGGVYGSYPGSFGGYLGGLSGYYPGRLGGALSGLFGSYPGSFGGVLGRLSGFYPGSLSGLLGGVYGSYPGSFGGYLGGLSGYYPGRFGGALSGLYGSYPGSFGGYLGGLSGYYPGRLGGALSGLFGSYPGSFGGVLGRLSGFYPGSLSGLLGGVYGSYPGSFGGYLGGLSGYYPGRFGGALSGLYGSYPGSFGGYLGGLSGYYPRSYGGSLSSLYGSYPGSYGGYLGGLYGSYPGGYGGLGGLFGGFPGYGDRSLGSLFGRGAYPGFYGATTLNLIGNHNFGLLGRYPPPPGLGAVERRGRFLPHPVDIRTTTDPVTGHPMVQAVYFGNLRERIVPVPIPIVQDVPYPVPVPVPQPYPVPRPVTFQVPVPVAHPVPVHTNTEVHKTDVVAATPQGAVLLDRQVTGIRPGATTTV, from the exons ATGAAGCTCTTCAGTGCTCTCGCACTACTATCACTGG CCATTCCGGCCTGCCTTGGTGCCGGAGTCAAGACAATTGTCAGAGGAGGTGCCGCCCTACCCGGAACAGTAGCTGTAGCACCACTAAGTTCACTGCCCACCCCCCCTGCTGTCACCACCCAAGCGTGGTCAGTTCCGTCACCGGTCCGACCGTTAGTACAGTCGGCCCAAGCGTCACAGGCGGGCTCACCGGCACTGGCGTCGGAGGTGTGCCCGGATCCCTCACTGGATCTTTGGGCGGTCTCTCTGGCTCTTACCCTGGCTCCCTCGGTGGGCTCGGCGGCGGCTACTGGGGAAGCTACCCTGGCTACTTGGGTGGATCACTGGGCGGCCTCTATGGATCGTACCCCGGTGGCTACGGTGGATACCTCGGTGGCCTTTCCGGATCCTACCCTGGCTACTACGGAGGATCACTGGGCGGCCTTTATGGATCTTACCCCGGTGGCTTCGGTGGATACCATCGGTGGCCTTTCCGGATCCTACCCTGGCTACTTCGGTCGATCACTGGGCGGCCTTTATGGATCGTACCCCGGTGGCTTCGGTGGATACCTCGGTGGCCTTTCCGGATCCTACCCTGGCTACTTCGGAGGATCACTGGGCGGCCTTTATGGATCGTACCCCGGTGGCTTCGGTGGTTACCTGGGTGGCCTTTCCGGATACTACCCCGGAAGATTTGGTGGAGCTCTGAGTGGCCTCTTCGGATCCTATCCCGGTAGCTTTGGTGGAGTCCTAGGTCGCCTTTCTGGATCCTACCCAGGAAGCCTTAGCGGGCTTCTCGGTGGTGCCTACGGTTCCTATCCTGGTAGCTTTGGTGGATACCTCGGTGGCCTTTCCGGATACTACCCCGGAAGGTTTGGTGGAGCTCTGAGTGGCCTCTTCGGATCCTATCCCGGTAGCTTTGGTGGAGTCCTAGGTCGCCTTTCTGGATCCTATCCAGGAAGCCTTAGCGGACTTCTGGGTGGTGTCTACGGTTCCTATCCTGGTAGCTTTGGTGGATACCTCGGTGGCCTTTCCGGATACTACCCCGGAAGGTTTGGTGGAGCTCTGAGTGGCCTCTTCGGATCCTATCCCGGTAGCTTTGGTGGAGTCCTAG GTCGCCTTTCTGGATCCTACCCAGGAAGCCTTAGCGGACTTCTGGGTGGCGTCTACGGATCCTATCCTGGTAGCTTTGGTGGATACCTGG GTCGCCTTTCTGGATTCTACCCAGGAAGCCTTAGTGGACTTCTGGGTGGTGTCTACGGATCCTATCCTGGTAGCTTTGGTGGATACCTGGGTGGCCTTTCTGGATACTACCCCGGAAGATTTGGTGGAGCTCTGAGTGGCCTCTTCGGATCCTATCCTGGTAGCTTTGGTGGATACTTGGGTGGCCTTTCCGGATACTACCCCGGAAGATTTGGTGGAGCTCTGAGTGGCCTCCTCGGATCCTATCCCGGTAGCTTTGGCGGAGTCCTAGGTCGCCTTTCTGGATCCTACCCAGGAAGCCTTAGCGGACTTCTGGGTGGTGTCTACGGATCATATCCTGGTAGCTTTGGTGGATACCTGGGTGGCCTTTCCGGATACTACCCCGGAAGACTTGGTGGAGCTCTGAGTGGTCTCTTCGGATCCTATCCCGGTAGCTTTGGTGGAGTCCTAGGTCGCCTTTCTGGATTCTACCCAGGAAGCCTTAGCGGACTTCTGGGTGGTGTCTACGGATCCTATCCTGGTAGCTTCGGTGGATACCTGGGTGGCCTTTCTGGATACTACCCCGGAAGATTTGGTGGAGCTCTTAGTGGCCTCTACGGATCCTATCCTGGTAGCTTTGGTGGATACCTGGGTGGCCTTTCCGGATACTACCCCGGAAGACTTGGTGGAGCTCTGAGTGGTCTCTTCGGATCCTATCCCGGTAGCTTTGGTGGAGTCCTAGGTCGCCTTTCTGGATTCTACCCAGGAAGCCTTAGCGGACTTCTGGGTGGTGTCTACGGATCCTATCCTGGTAGCTTCGGTGGATACCTGGGTGGCCTTTCTGGATACTACCCCGGAAGATTTGGTGGAGCTCTGAGTGGCCTCTACGGATCCTATCCTGGTAGTTTTGGCGGATATCTTGGTGGTCTTTCTGGATACTACCCCAGAAGTTATGGTGGATCTCTGAGCAGTCTGTACGGTTCCTACCCCGGTAGCTACGGTGGGTACCTCGGTGGCCTTTACGGTTCCTACCCTGGAGGCTATGGTGGATTGGGTGGCCTGTTCGGAGGCTTCCCTGGTTACGGCGACCGCAGTCTTGGCAGCCTGTTCGGCAGAGGAGCTTACCCTGGTTTCTACGGAGCTACCACATTGAACCTCATCGGCAACCACAACTTTGGCCTTCTCGGACGATACCCACCTCCACCTGGTCTTGGAGCCGTCGAGCGCCGGGGGCGATTCCTACCTCATCCCGTTGACATCCGCACTACCACTGACCCCGTAACTGGCCACCCCATGGTTCAGGCTGTCTACTTTGGAAACCTGCGTGAGCGCATTGTGCCTGTACCAATCCCAATTGTACAGGATGTCCCATATCCAGTACCAGTCCCCGTCCCACAGCCGTACCCAGTTCCACGCCCTGTCACTTTCCAAGTGCCCGTCCCAGTAGCACACCCAGTGCCAGTCCACACTAACACCGAAGTGCACAAGACCGACGTTGTGGCCGCCACTCCACAAGGCGCAG TTCTCCTCGACCGTCAAGTCACTGGCATCCGACCAGGTGCCACCACCACCGTGTAA